ATCTAGATTCTACCTCTGTGATATGGCATTTCCTTTGAATGCAGAAGGAGTAGGTGGATCCAGATGTTCCAAGGATCCAGAAAGGCCAGACCTTGACTACAACATTGGAATTAATGAATGTCTTACTGAAGCTGCCCTTTTCcatatgagaagaaaaacaatagtTTGCATAGGAAATCAAGCCACTCTGGAGTAAGCGGCCAGGATTCTTCACTGAGCCAGTGGCTTAGGTGATGGGCAGATGGGGCCATGAGTGTGGGGTGTGCATAATCAGGACTCTGCAAACCTTTTATGCCCTCATCCACAGCTGCCCTTCAGAGCAGTAATGTGATGCAGGCACTGAACCAtgtaaagaaagggaaggaggatcATCACAGGGGTCTGATATCTGTGGTTTGACTAAGTGATTGGTTGACATGAAAGGGAATCCTCTCAAAACACAGGATTTCAAAattgttgctttttatttgtttccataTTGGCATGGTTCTTGTCGTCTGATCCCTCAGTGACTATTTCATTTTTCCAGGTATGATGGCGCCTGCAACTTCCTCTTTTTCTGGGTACTTCATGGCCATTCTTCTCTTACAGATGGAAATACTCACTTCAGGTAgggaaatctatttatttttcaagatttcatctcatctaTGAAGAAAAGATAATGGTAATAAATGATACTGAAGGAAATGATTGAGCTTTCTTGCTGCTAATCTGCAGATTTTACCCatcagttataatttttttaagttgtcaatggacctttatatttatttatttgtatgtggtgctgagaatcaaatccagtgcttcacacaggctaggcaagtgctctaccactgagccacaaccccagccccaatcagTTAAAATTTTGAGGATGGAAATGAGTGtgaataataaatgttatttcaatTGCTGTGTCTTTCTCAAGAAATGCCACAAATGATAATCCCAGGAGAAAAGACAGATAAATGTCTAACATCTCCCAATGGGGAGCTCAAATTCACATTGGTAAATTACAATGAATTTACCTcttttatttgaggactcaccaCAATCATTTATATGACCATATGAATTATAAGTTGATTGGATCTCCCAGAAAAAGGGTGATTATTATTTGTAACTTCATAGTAAGTTATCCCCGAAATTAATGATTTAAACCCACAGTTTTGTGGGTCAGGAATCTTGTCACTGTCCAGCTGGGTAATTTTTCTGCTGCATGTGATATAAAGTGAGGTCACTTTCTGTATTCACCTGGTGGGAAGGGTGATCTGAAGGACCCAAGGTGGCTTTTCTCACATGTCTGGCATTTTGGTGGAGTAGGCTGGAAGGCTAGGATCACCTGAAATGTTCAACTAACAAATCTACATGTGGCCTTTACGCCATAGTAACCTCAGGACTGTCAGACTTTGTATCTAGCTGCTCTGggttttcagaaaattttttacAAAAGGAAAGACTGAGAGCTGCtcatattttgagatgggatcagAAACTACTGCAGTCTCTATTCTACTATATTCTATGAGGTACATAAATTACAGAACACACAGCTCCAAGAGGAAGGAACAGGGGCACTTTGTCTTCAAGGAAGGAGCAGCAAAATTTGTGGCCCCTTTCAATCCAAAACTGATACAGGAAAAAGTAGCcagtgtattttaaaagttaaagttgctaagttatactctatgtatatatgatataacaaaatacattctactgtcatgtttaactaaaaaagaacgaattaaaaaaaaaaaagtaaaggttgCTGTTCAACAGCTGAGGTCCACATCCCACTTCCTGCCAATGGGAGcgtcttttattcattttaaaaaaaatttataaaatgcctAATAAGTTTAGGTAATGTTTTATGCaccaagaaaatacaaagaaataaaatggagtgTTATGTGTCATGGCTGATGGATTAATggactatgagaaaaaaaataagaaaaggaattaaaaagagaACATCACAAAGTGACATGTGCTATAAAGACGGGCAgtgggctgggatgtgactcagcggtagagtgcttacccATGTAtttacaaggccctggggtcagtccccactgttgaaaaagaaaatgtgtctgTCATTGAGTCGGTGGTCATGAGACCTTCCTCTAAGGAGCTAACGCTGAAGCCGGGACCTGAGAGATGAGAAGGAGGCAGCTATGGGAGAGCCCAAGGGAAGACCAGGGCGGTCAGAGTGGAGATGCAGAAGTGAAGGGGATGAGGTGGTGCATTCTGCTGCGGCTTTCAGACTAAATGCTTGGCGTTGCACTTCCTCCACAGAGCAGTTCACTGTGCGCAGCTCCGGGAGCCACAGGGTGGTCACGGTGGGCGCACAGACAGAGTTCAGCTGCCAGCTGTGGCCACCCCAGAATGCACGGCACATGGAGGTGGGCTGGTTTCGCAATCAGTCCTCTCGGCTGGTTTACCTGCCCGCCAATGAGGAAGAGCGCTCTGGAGAAAGCACGCAGAAATCTGCGAATCCCATGTTATTCCTGAAAGACGCCCTAGAAGAGGGCAAAATATCCCTTAGAATCTACAATATCAGTATTTTTGATGGAGGGCTGTACCACTGTTTCTTTAGGGATGGTGACACCTATGAAGAGGCCACTGTGGATTTGAGGGTGGCAGGTAAGACTAGAGAAACCTCATCTCCAGGTTTCCTTGCTAATGTCATTCTGGGTCCACAACTCCAAATTCATGCATGGGAGATCATGAGAAAATGATCTTggggcatttaaaatatttatgacaatAATATAGCCAAATGGtagaatttatagaaaagttaTGGTGAATAATCGAATAACTGAGATACCAtcaattatattatacatataatatatcacattatatttttatattatattttccttctgGTCAAGTTAAAGTCACTGTTGTATTCTTCAATAGTGCCattcactttcttccttttcaagaaTAACCATTAAACTCACATTATGTATCTTTTCATCTGGTTTATGTATAGGCatcaataaaaatagatattttttgtgtttaaaaatctTACACAACAGTGTCATTATAAATATTCTAACTAATCTAATTGTACTTAGTGTGTTATTATTGCTATCAGTCCAGGTTTATCCAAGTAGATGCATCTTACTCTTTATCTGCAGTATTGTATTTTCCAGGTAAGTATATAACCATTGACTTCTGTATTACAACATTTGTGGACATATGTATGCAGAGAATTTTCTTTCCTATGCTATGCTGTTATGTTGGGTGTGAGAGTTCCTTTAGAATGTAGAACTAGGAGTTAAGTTGCTAGGTTTTTGTGCATAATTATCTTCAAATTAGTTTCACAAATTGCTCACTGAAATAATTAGGTCCATTTGTACTGGACTCAAGTCATGAAAGCACTATATCATTATGGATACTTgtattatgcttttaattttgcaAGTTTGATTTTTAGCTTTGACTTTTCTCATTAGAAAACttttgcttgtttctttcttatttgctGGAGACTAGATTTTGTCTGTTTCTTGTTTATTATCTTGATCAATTCTACTAttgagttcttttatttttttcttgatttatggGAGTTAATTTTAATCCAGATatcaaatttctgttttttacatGATGCAAtaatttttagtctattgatatgttttacaaacattttttatGGTGAAAGATATAATCTGATAAAATCAAATTTACAGTTTATCAATGATGGTTTGTAATTTGTGTCCTGGAGCCAGCCACACATGGGAGCTTTAGTTAATTTATGGCTTCCAATTCGTGGTAATGTCAGTCCCAGTTCTGTTCCTTCTGAACATTCCAGTGGCGGTGAAGTGATATGTCTCCaaggttttctttgtatttgctgATGCCTCGGGATGTTGAGCGTATCTGAAGGTACTTGTCGTTCATCTGGATAGCTTTTAAAATCAAATGCCTCATACAATCTTTTGTCTACTGTAAAAATTAAGTTTGTCTGTCTTATTGATTAATGacatgtttcatatattttggacacaattcctttctCAGATGTATTAGAAATGTCATCTTCTAATGGTTGCTTTCTTTTTAACTGCTTGTATATCGTCTTTGGATGAacagaaatttaataaattttgtaaaGTCTAATTTACcagtcttttttttctattgttcatatggtttgtgtcctgctAGCTTAGATTTGGGTTGGAGTATCATCCTTTTCCTACTTGTGGCTACCTTCATGAAACTTATGGCAAACCTAAGAAGGCCCATTGACTTCTCAATTCTTGAGTCCACACTGCTAATTGTAGTAtcacttctctctcttctccccagcTATAGGCACAGACATACAGATTAGTGTTCAGGTTTCTGACACAGAGGGGCTGCTGGTGGAATGTGACTCAGGAGGGTGGTTCCCACAAGCTGAGATGACGTGGAGAGACAGCAGTGGAAATACAATTCCACACTCATCAAAATATTACTCTCGGGATGAAACTGGATTATTACACCTGAAGATGAGTGTTCTTCTCAAAAACAGCACCCATGGTCCCGTCACTTGCTGCTTTTACAACCCAGCCACTGGCCAGGAGAAAAGAGCAGGTATTGTCATATCAGGTGAGTGCTTGTGGTGAGGTTTTATAAAGGAAGAGAGCTGTTTTAATCAATGTGtcaaaataagaaggaaattgagtgaaataataaatgttaaattgcTTGATAAACTATGAGCTTCTGCAGACCTGTactatttaaatcaaattaaattgcTAGGAACAAGGAAAATACCAGACACTGAGGGAATGCTAATAAAAGTACAAGGTATTGACATGATTAGAGAAAGAGCTCTTATTTTTTGTGGCATGTTAAGGATTGAACAGTTCTATGACCATTGATAtttctaatttggaaaaaaaaataacgtgTGGTATTTTGAGCTTGAAATCAAACATTGTGAGTGAaatggttttataaaatataaatcagtatGCTTAAGTAAGACTAAGTTAAAAAGTATACATGGCACAAGTTGACTTCATTGCTACCTTATGAAGAAGCAGGCGTGTAGAGAAGTCAGTTACTATAGATCCATTAAGCAAGTGACAAACCCAGGATTAGATCCCAGATTCTCACCCACGATTCAAGGCTTTTTTTCTGGGAAGCGATGGGTGTGATGAGTCAGGTTAGAAAAAAGCATCATAAAATTGTGCCCATTGTGCTTCAGTGACTAGGTGCAGTAGCTAGGGGACCCAAGGTGGATGGAAAGGATAAGatgtagaaggaaggaaagggccCAGCAGCTCAACTGCTATACAAGAGGACTCCTCCCCACCAGTTCAGACAATGGACTGTCAGCTCACAGTGAATATGGCTCTACTCCTTGAAGCAATTCCCAAACTCATTTTTGTTGAACCATCCTGGGGCTTCAGTCCTCATTTGTGTGGTTAAATTGGCTTTCGTTGTTATAACCTCATTCTAATTCTTGGGAGTGAGAAAACAGTacacaaatttctttttatatctagAGGTTGCATATATCACCCTATTTCTCTTCTAATGGCCCAAATTAATTTCTATGGCCAACTTTCAGGTAGGCTGTTGTATAGAGTCTTTTACTTCGTGACCATATgcctaataaatatttcagagtaTGGGTCATGAACCCCTTAAAAAACCTAGAAAACCTGTTTATTAAGCACAGATAGGTTTATAAGAAATAATGCTATAAGGGAAGATATTATCTGGGCAGAGTTTTATTCATGGATATAAATGAATAATACAAATGGGGATATTAGGAGAGGGGATTTATAGAATTTTAGAGTTCCTTCTAGATAGTTTAAAGATAGGTCTTGCAAGGTGGGAAAGTGTTAGAGTATAATAGCTTTGGACTGGTGAGCACAGATAAAAGTCCTAAAGTGTCTTGATGAGCCAGTTGTTAATCTTGTTGAGGAGGCTACTCGGTTTGATTCACAATGTTACCTCCCAGGAACAAGTGTTTCCTGGAGCCAGTAGCCAAGTTATAATTGCTCATTTTCAATTGTTTAACATAAGGTTAGGAAAGTAGGACTAATACCCAAACTGCTTACAACAAGAACAAGAAATTATTAGGTCTCAGTATTGCTTGACTCagatacaaggattgttttaGTTTCATTTCTTAAGGGATACTATTACCAAAGAGGAAAATGGGGACTGTTCCTTGAGAAAGACCCCATCAGTGTCTACCAGGTGGTCCTGGGAGATGAGCTCCGATCAATTTTAGCTCTATTGTTAGAATGCCACAAAGAGAAGGTAACGGTTAACTAGATCCAGTTTATAATTTATCAGGGAATTATGAAATTATCCTTTTCCCCGCTCAGTCAAGGAGGAACAATGAAGAAGATGATGAAACAAATCTTCTAAGCCCTTTATCCTGTTCATTAAAACCCCGCTATAGATGGGGTTTCGTGAGGGATAATTTGTGATCCAAAATGTTCTCCTTAATTAACTCATGATTTCAATATTCTGCTCTCCTTCACTGGGACTTtaacttctgttttcctttcctatttctattcGGAGTCACTTAAGCATCTGAAACTGGACAAGAACGATCAATGTTGTGGAAGCTCAAATGTGAAGGTAGAGTCTGAACTCCATGAtgattgatttttcaaaatttgaatcaaatcctttcataaaatgaaaaagcaagttCAGTCATGGTGATAGATAAGTTAAgggagactctttttttttaaaaaaaattcattctttagttgcacacaatacctttatttttatgtagtactgaggattgaacccagggcctcacatgtgctctatcactgagccacagcccggGCCCTTAGGGGAGACTCTTGACAATGAAGCTgtgttttacttgtttttttccccctgtttgtTTCTAGAATCCATGTAATCCTCAAGTTCCTATAGTTTGGTGCTATTTTATTAAGTTATTCTGGTATGCCTCaaactatttattaatttaaatatactgcaatagttattttaagttttgtaTCTGAAAACATCTACCATACAGAGGTATTAATTGTATGATTctgtggttggttggttggttcatTTGCTTTCAATCTTACCTTCTTCATTCCTTGGGAAAATGccttttttaataacattttatatgtaaGTCTCTTTAAATTCCTCTAGTAATTGGTATATAAGAATGAGCCAAATGCTAACTCTTTGCTCTCCCTATTTTCTGGACTTTGAAGAATTTGAGTAGTTACTTGCAATGTCACCACTAAGCAATTCACTCTTACTGattttttccaatgttttgaGTACAATATTAGGCATACTCATCTTGGGAGAATTTTTCTATCATATTGATCCTACAGGAAGTACCTATAAGGAATTTAATACGGAATGTCAGAAGACTGTCTCAATTttgattctttattattttagaactcttatatttttatgaagcTTCTTTGAGTTTTACCAGTGACACTTCTGATCCAGTTCTATAGGCAATGGCTTCCTCAGATCCCAGAATCCTGTTCTACAATTTCCTCCATCTCAAAGATTACCCACTAGAATATAAGAACCAAAACAGTAAGTTATTCCTCTATCCAATCCTGTTTCATCCTTGGCCCAATAACTGCCAAGTCCTGTTCTTTCCCCAGGTCCAGCTCATTGGCCAATAGCCCTCACCTAAACCCAGAGTACATAATATCGAGGGTAATAGGGATCTTACGTGCAGGTGGATCCTGCTTCCATGTACAATGGGGTCTTATGATCCTGCTGTTTTACTTACCAGGTACTTCTGCTCTCTCTTTCAGATATCCTGTTGGAATCAAAGTATATGTTTTGGTCAGCTAAAATTGCTCCGATATATGCGATCATTATGATCCCTGTGTTGGCTCTTCAGTGTTGCAGAAAAAGAGGTATTTAATTTAGGAAGGATTAGAGCATTAAAGAGCTCCCATCTCTTCTTTACTTGATACCAAAGTGTTTGGAGGTGGTGATACAAAACTGTGTGAATCTGCATCTTACTGCATGCCACTACTGTGTTTGCCAAAGGGGGCCTCCTTGTCTTGAGCCAGGTCTCAGACTAAGTTGCTGCCGTCCCTCCTCACACTGCTCTTCAGGGTCAAGACACTGCCACTGCTATGGCAGCTGTGACCACCAAGACCTCCTGGTCCCTTCAGAGGTCATTGCTGATTTCCTCCCACTTTCTGGACCAATTTCctggaatatgaaaaataataatagatctcttctcttccttaggCACCCATATATTTTTAGA
This genomic interval from Urocitellus parryii isolate mUroPar1 chromosome 11, mUroPar1.hap1, whole genome shotgun sequence contains the following:
- the LOC113198079 gene encoding selection and upkeep of intraepithelial T-cells protein 9-like, translating into MAPATSSFSGYFMAILLLQMEILTSAIGTDIQISVQVSDTEGLLVECDSGGWFPQAEMTWRDSSGNTIPHSSKYYSRDETGLLHLKMSVLLKNSTHGPVTCCFYNPATGQEKRAGIVISVLQNRRTCFQVVLQGLPLMLHVAFLLLYFRFRSRGLISDDLYSLYCGWIWDLCIMLTALMVFFSVLILVLFIISTD